A window of the Streptomyces griseochromogenes genome harbors these coding sequences:
- a CDS encoding PP2C family protein-serine/threonine phosphatase gives MISHPADPQHTTGVPAEDHVVPDREGRGPLAERRGLLALAPVLLMVAVTLTDLLTPRWLHVAPVMAAVPVLAAAVLPVPATAALGGAALVLTLLLQTNAGQRGSPDSNVVLCALIVVGLASLVTCALRRRRERQLRQARSVAETAQRALMHPLPRRMRSLALSGVYLPAESEARIGGDFYEAVHTPYGTRILIGDVRSKGLPAVGASATLLGAFRELADREASLTTVARQLDERAQRHIAALDGRPEDGEPEGKGTGALFTERFATALLVEFPPGEAVARIVHCGHPEPLIVRAGRVHAHVPEHPGAPLGLGDLLGAAPVAQTVAFGPGDRLVLYTDGFIEARDRRGRFYDLTAHTHVHAGRPLPAMVAALRRALLRHVGGDLDDDAALVALERLPCETGRG, from the coding sequence ATGATCTCTCACCCCGCAGATCCGCAGCACACCACCGGCGTACCGGCCGAGGACCACGTGGTCCCCGACCGCGAGGGCCGCGGCCCGCTCGCGGAGCGCCGTGGGCTCCTCGCGCTCGCTCCCGTCCTGCTCATGGTGGCCGTCACGCTCACCGACCTGCTCACGCCGCGCTGGCTGCACGTCGCGCCGGTCATGGCCGCCGTACCGGTCCTGGCTGCGGCCGTGCTCCCCGTCCCCGCGACGGCGGCGCTGGGCGGCGCGGCGCTCGTCCTGACCCTGCTGCTGCAGACGAACGCGGGACAACGAGGCTCCCCCGACTCGAACGTCGTCCTGTGCGCCCTGATCGTGGTCGGGCTCGCCTCGCTCGTCACCTGTGCGCTGCGCCGGCGCCGGGAACGGCAGCTGCGCCAGGCCCGCTCCGTCGCGGAGACCGCGCAACGAGCGCTGATGCACCCGCTCCCCCGCCGCATGCGCTCCCTGGCCCTGTCCGGCGTGTATCTGCCGGCCGAGTCGGAGGCGCGGATCGGCGGCGACTTCTACGAGGCGGTCCACACCCCGTACGGCACCCGGATCCTCATCGGTGACGTGCGCAGCAAGGGGCTGCCCGCCGTCGGGGCCTCGGCGACCCTGCTCGGCGCGTTCCGGGAGCTGGCCGACCGTGAGGCATCCCTGACCACCGTGGCGCGGCAGCTGGACGAGCGCGCCCAGCGCCACATAGCGGCGCTGGACGGCAGGCCGGAGGACGGTGAACCGGAGGGCAAGGGAACAGGGGCACTGTTCACCGAGCGGTTCGCGACCGCGCTGCTGGTGGAGTTTCCGCCCGGCGAGGCCGTGGCCCGCATCGTCCACTGCGGCCATCCCGAGCCGCTGATCGTCCGTGCGGGCCGGGTCCACGCCCATGTACCAGAGCATCCCGGCGCTCCCCTCGGGCTCGGTGATCTGCTGGGCGCGGCTCCGGTGGCCCAGACGGTGGCCTTCGGTCCGGGCGACCGGCTCGTCCTGTACACGGACGGGTTCATCGAGGCCCGCGACCGGCGGGGCCGGTTCTACGACCTGACCGCCCACACCCATGTGCACGCCGGCCGCCCGCTGCCCGCGATGGTCGCCGCCCTGCGCCGCGCCCTGCTGCGCCACGTCGGCGGCGACCTCGACGACGACGCGGCCCTGGTCGCACTGGAACGCCTGCCGTGCGAGACCGGCCGGGGCTGA
- a CDS encoding DoxX family protein, whose product MELADVVVTCAAVLANAGIAAADLKKAPFVLANSGAVGVPPAWLTPLALLKAAGAAGLLLGLLGLRPLGIAAGIGLVLFYLGAVAFHVRARVLHTIAAPGLFLALAAGALALAATRQAPGA is encoded by the coding sequence ATGGAACTCGCAGACGTCGTCGTCACCTGCGCGGCCGTCCTCGCCAACGCCGGTATCGCGGCCGCCGACCTCAAGAAGGCACCGTTCGTGCTCGCCAACTCCGGCGCGGTCGGCGTGCCGCCGGCCTGGCTGACCCCCCTGGCCCTGCTGAAGGCCGCCGGGGCCGCGGGCCTGTTGCTCGGACTGCTGGGTCTGCGCCCCCTGGGCATCGCGGCCGGCATCGGCCTGGTGCTGTTCTACCTCGGCGCCGTGGCCTTCCATGTGCGGGCACGTGTGCTGCACACCATCGCGGCCCCGGGCCTGTTCCTGGCACTGGCGGCAGGAGCCCTGGCCCTGGCCGCGACACGGCAGGCACCAGGGGCGTGA
- a CDS encoding LysR family transcriptional regulator, with protein MDIDTRLLRSFLAVAEEGSLTRAAEHVFVSQPALTKQIRQLESLLGVQLFDRSRAGMALTGPGRELAHLAPKVLEAWNDALRATRAADREAGRVLRVGFIASAANEATQEIVAAFARRRPGWRAELRQAAWTNPSAGLATGDVDVALLRLPFPGQDALRVEPLFSEPRWVALPGGHPLAGRDTIAFRDLWDEPFVAAPPQTGAWREYWLATDEREDHPVRIGAVTEQPDDWLSAIANGYGIALAPRSAARFYARPGVVYRPVTGVSPTRVGVAWAAADDRNPVVRDFVRCCLDLARPE; from the coding sequence ATGGATATCGACACCCGTCTCCTGCGCTCCTTCCTGGCCGTCGCGGAGGAGGGCAGCCTCACCCGCGCCGCCGAGCACGTCTTCGTGTCCCAGCCCGCCCTGACGAAGCAGATCCGGCAGTTGGAGAGCCTGCTCGGCGTACAACTCTTCGACCGTTCGCGGGCCGGGATGGCGCTGACCGGGCCCGGCCGGGAACTCGCGCACCTCGCCCCGAAGGTGCTCGAAGCATGGAACGACGCCCTTCGCGCGACCCGGGCCGCCGACCGGGAGGCCGGGCGGGTGCTGCGCGTCGGGTTCATCGCGAGCGCGGCCAACGAGGCGACGCAGGAGATCGTGGCCGCGTTCGCCCGGCGCCGGCCCGGATGGCGTGCCGAGCTGCGTCAGGCTGCCTGGACGAACCCGAGCGCGGGCCTCGCCACCGGGGACGTGGACGTCGCGCTGTTGCGGCTGCCCTTCCCGGGCCAGGACGCCCTGCGTGTCGAGCCGCTCTTCAGCGAGCCGCGCTGGGTCGCCCTGCCCGGCGGGCACCCGCTGGCCGGCCGCGACACGATCGCCTTTCGGGACCTGTGGGACGAGCCGTTCGTCGCCGCACCGCCGCAGACCGGCGCGTGGCGCGAGTACTGGCTGGCCACCGACGAGCGCGAGGACCACCCCGTCCGCATCGGCGCCGTCACCGAGCAGCCCGACGACTGGCTGAGCGCCATCGCCAACGGCTACGGCATCGCCCTCGCGCCCCGGTCCGCCGCACGCTTCTACGCCCGCCCGGGGGTGGTCTACCGGCCGGTCACCGGCGTGAGCCCCACGCGGGTGGGCGTGGCCTGGGCCGCCGCCGACGACCGCAATCCGGTCGTGCGGGATTTCGTCCGCTGCTGCCTCGATCTCGCGCGACCCGAGTGA
- a CDS encoding hydrogenase expression protein HypE, producing the protein MSTQSSTTEERTGIDEIHILWISEGMSCDGDTVSLTAADQPSIEDVVLGLIPGLPKVNLVNKVLSPSLGGEDFLAPYRAAARGDLKPFILVIEGSIPNQRIIDGEGYWTSFGNDPETGQPQPLNWWIDQLAPKAFAVVAAGTCATFGGIHAMAGNPTGCMGLADYLGWEFRSQAGLPVVNVPGCPIQPENFMETLIWVLQHAAGTAPPPPLDHMLRPQWLFGKTVHEGCDRAAYYEQADFGKDYNSPKCLVKTGCWGPVVNCNVPKRGWMAGIGGCPNVGGICIGCTMPGFPDAFMPFMDEPPGATLSTLAVKPYGAVIRRLRGLTNDMVNHEPKWRHNKQKLTSGYNPHYRP; encoded by the coding sequence ATGAGCACGCAGAGCAGTACCACCGAGGAGCGCACGGGGATCGACGAGATCCACATCCTCTGGATCTCCGAGGGGATGAGCTGCGACGGCGACACCGTCTCGCTGACCGCCGCCGACCAGCCCTCCATCGAGGACGTGGTGCTCGGCCTCATCCCGGGCCTGCCCAAGGTCAACCTGGTCAACAAGGTGCTCTCGCCGAGCCTGGGCGGCGAGGACTTCCTCGCCCCGTACCGGGCGGCGGCACGCGGTGACCTCAAGCCGTTCATCCTCGTCATCGAGGGGTCGATCCCGAACCAGAGGATCATCGACGGCGAAGGCTACTGGACGTCCTTCGGCAACGACCCCGAGACCGGTCAGCCGCAGCCCCTGAACTGGTGGATCGACCAGCTCGCCCCCAAGGCCTTCGCGGTGGTGGCCGCCGGCACCTGCGCCACCTTCGGCGGCATCCACGCCATGGCCGGCAACCCCACGGGCTGTATGGGGCTCGCCGACTACCTGGGCTGGGAGTTCAGATCGCAGGCCGGTCTTCCGGTGGTCAACGTGCCCGGCTGTCCCATCCAGCCGGAGAACTTCATGGAGACCCTGATCTGGGTGCTCCAGCACGCGGCCGGCACCGCTCCCCCACCGCCGCTGGACCACATGCTGCGGCCCCAGTGGCTGTTCGGGAAGACCGTCCACGAGGGCTGCGACCGGGCCGCGTACTACGAGCAGGCCGACTTCGGCAAGGACTACAACTCGCCGAAGTGCCTGGTGAAGACGGGCTGTTGGGGCCCGGTCGTCAACTGCAACGTGCCCAAGCGCGGCTGGATGGCCGGTATCGGCGGCTGTCCGAACGTGGGCGGCATCTGCATCGGCTGCACGATGCCCGGCTTCCCCGACGCGTTCATGCCGTTCATGGACGAACCCCCCGGGGCGACGCTGTCCACCCTCGCCGTCAAGCCGTACGGGGCGGTCATCCGCCGGCTGCGCGGCCTGACCAACGACATGGTGAACCACGAGCCCAAGTGGCGCCACAACAAGCAGAAGCTGACCAGCGGTTACAACCCGCACTACCGGCCATGA
- a CDS encoding nickel-dependent hydrogenase large subunit, which produces MTTSTKRKPEQIVDMSWDPITRIIGNLGIYTKIDFANREVVECHSTSSLFRGYSVFMKGKDPRDAGFITSRICGICGDNHTTCSNYAQQMAYGVKPPKLAEHITNLGEAAEYMFDHTIFQDNLVFVDFCEAMVKATNPGLLTRAERTSAPRGAVHGFKTIADIMKAFNPFEGEVYKEALKVSRVTREMFCLMEGRHVHPSTLYPGGVGTMPQPNTFTDYLSRLMHVIDFVKKAVAMNDDVFDFFYEALPGYEEVGKRRIMLGCWGAWQNPDVVDYRYATMNQWGKAMYVTPGIVVDGELVTNNLVDINLGLRIMLGSSYYEDWVNERPFVTHDPLGNPVDMRHPWNQTTVPVPQKRDFDGKYSWVMSPRWHHPQTGEHLALDTGGGPLARLWTTALSGIVDTPYVKATGSSVRISLPKGESLPETTLEWRIPKWSNTIERDRARPYFVAYAAAMALQFLEEAMGMLRSGDTKVYENFEVPDEAIGCGFHEAVRGVLSHHLVIRDKKIANYHPYPPTPWNASPRDIYGTPGPYEDAVKGQPIFEENGPDDFKGVDIMRTVRSFDPCLPCGVHMYMGKGKTLSTVHSPTYGASHG; this is translated from the coding sequence ATGACCACCTCCACCAAACGCAAGCCCGAACAGATCGTGGACATGTCCTGGGACCCGATCACCCGGATCATCGGCAACCTGGGCATCTACACGAAGATCGACTTCGCGAACCGTGAGGTCGTGGAGTGCCACAGCACCTCGTCGCTGTTCCGCGGCTACTCGGTGTTCATGAAGGGCAAAGACCCGCGCGACGCCGGGTTCATCACCTCGCGCATCTGCGGCATCTGCGGCGACAACCACACCACGTGCTCCAACTACGCCCAGCAGATGGCCTACGGCGTCAAGCCGCCGAAGCTGGCCGAGCACATCACCAACCTCGGCGAAGCAGCCGAGTACATGTTCGACCACACCATCTTCCAGGACAACCTGGTCTTCGTGGACTTCTGCGAGGCGATGGTCAAGGCCACCAACCCCGGTCTCCTGACCCGTGCCGAGCGCACCAGCGCGCCCCGTGGGGCCGTCCACGGCTTCAAGACCATCGCCGACATCATGAAGGCCTTCAACCCCTTCGAGGGCGAGGTCTACAAGGAGGCGCTCAAGGTCAGCCGGGTCACCCGGGAGATGTTCTGCCTGATGGAGGGGCGGCACGTCCACCCGTCGACGCTGTACCCGGGCGGGGTCGGCACGATGCCGCAGCCGAACACCTTCACCGACTACCTGAGCCGGCTCATGCACGTCATCGACTTCGTGAAGAAGGCGGTGGCGATGAACGACGACGTCTTCGACTTCTTCTACGAGGCGCTGCCCGGCTACGAGGAGGTCGGCAAGCGCCGCATCATGCTGGGCTGCTGGGGCGCCTGGCAGAACCCGGACGTCGTCGACTACCGCTACGCGACGATGAACCAGTGGGGCAAGGCGATGTACGTCACCCCCGGCATCGTCGTCGACGGCGAGCTGGTCACCAACAACCTGGTCGACATCAACCTCGGCCTCAGGATCATGCTCGGCAGTTCCTACTACGAGGACTGGGTCAACGAGCGGCCCTTCGTCACCCACGACCCGCTGGGCAACCCCGTCGACATGCGCCACCCGTGGAACCAGACCACCGTCCCGGTGCCGCAGAAGCGCGACTTCGACGGCAAGTACAGCTGGGTGATGAGCCCGCGCTGGCACCATCCGCAGACCGGCGAGCACCTCGCCCTGGACACCGGCGGCGGGCCCCTGGCCCGGCTGTGGACGACCGCGCTGAGCGGCATCGTGGACACGCCGTACGTCAAGGCCACCGGCAGCAGTGTGCGCATCTCGCTGCCCAAGGGCGAGTCGCTGCCGGAGACCACGCTGGAGTGGCGGATCCCGAAGTGGAGCAACACCATCGAAAGGGACCGGGCCCGGCCGTACTTCGTCGCCTACGCCGCCGCCATGGCCCTGCAGTTCCTGGAGGAGGCGATGGGCATGCTCCGCAGCGGCGACACCAAGGTGTACGAGAACTTCGAGGTACCGGACGAGGCGATCGGCTGCGGCTTCCACGAGGCGGTGCGCGGTGTCCTCTCCCACCACCTGGTGATCAGGGACAAGAAGATCGCCAACTACCACCCGTACCCGCCGACCCCGTGGAACGCCAGCCCGCGCGACATCTACGGCACGCCCGGGCCGTACGAGGACGCCGTCAAGGGCCAGCCGATCTTCGAGGAGAACGGGCCGGACGACTTCAAGGGCGTCGACATCATGCGCACCGTGCGCAGCTTCGACCCGTGTCTGCCGTGCGGGGTGCACATGTACATGGGCAAGGGGAAGACGCTGTCGACCGTGCACTCGCCCACGTACGGAGCCTCGCATGGCTGA
- a CDS encoding NifU family protein, translating into MADPSVRLPDPAVEARLARLDEVLARLESAPGPAAREALEAVSLLTEVYGEALARVLDHADDALRDRLAGDELLGHLLVLHALHPEPAERRAARAVEKLRPAVRERGGDLEWAGVEGQVARVRVSTGGGCGSGCGGGSADITEAVRAAVLAAAPELEAVEQVAAERRAAPAFVPLTTLTRRTTPQPQAAR; encoded by the coding sequence ATGGCTGACCCGTCCGTACGGCTCCCCGATCCGGCGGTGGAGGCGCGGCTCGCCCGGCTCGACGAGGTGCTGGCGCGGCTGGAGTCCGCGCCCGGCCCGGCCGCCCGCGAGGCGCTGGAGGCGGTGAGTCTGCTGACCGAGGTCTACGGTGAGGCGCTCGCCCGGGTCCTGGACCACGCGGACGACGCGCTGCGCGATCGCCTGGCCGGCGACGAGCTGCTGGGGCATCTGCTGGTGCTGCACGCCCTGCATCCCGAGCCCGCCGAACGCCGGGCCGCCCGCGCGGTCGAGAAGCTCAGGCCCGCGGTGCGCGAACGCGGCGGTGACCTGGAGTGGGCCGGTGTCGAAGGGCAGGTGGCCCGGGTGCGGGTGAGCACCGGCGGCGGGTGCGGTTCCGGGTGCGGCGGCGGGTCGGCCGACATCACGGAGGCCGTCCGCGCGGCGGTGCTGGCCGCGGCCCCGGAGCTCGAGGCCGTGGAGCAGGTCGCCGCCGAACGGCGGGCGGCCCCCGCCTTCGTCCCCCTGACCACGCTGACGCGCCGGACCACGCCCCAGCCACAGGCGGCACGGTGA
- a CDS encoding DUF5947 family protein, with protein sequence MTMDGALARIIRSAADRAAAAEPEVCDLCAAPVAEEHPHLYDTGAAEVRCVCRPCSVLFAEDGAGEGRHLLVPRRRLRLPPVDTAVLGVPVGLVFFVPRSDGTVTAQGPSPAGAMRWEVDASAWQRLTATFPQLASMAPEVEALLVNTARGPRAHWIVPIDDCFRMVALVRREWRGLSGGGRVWPAVERFFAELTERP encoded by the coding sequence GTGACCATGGACGGAGCGCTCGCCCGGATCATCCGCTCGGCCGCCGACCGGGCGGCTGCCGCGGAGCCCGAGGTGTGCGACCTGTGCGCCGCCCCGGTGGCCGAGGAGCACCCGCACCTGTACGACACCGGGGCGGCGGAGGTGCGGTGCGTGTGCCGCCCGTGCTCGGTGCTGTTCGCCGAGGACGGGGCGGGCGAGGGACGTCACCTGCTGGTGCCCCGGCGCCGGCTCCGGCTGCCGCCGGTCGACACGGCGGTGCTGGGTGTACCGGTGGGCCTGGTGTTCTTCGTGCCGCGCTCCGACGGCACGGTCACCGCCCAGGGCCCGAGCCCGGCGGGAGCCATGCGCTGGGAGGTGGACGCGTCCGCCTGGCAGCGGCTGACCGCTACGTTTCCGCAGCTCGCATCCATGGCACCCGAGGTGGAGGCGCTGCTGGTGAACACCGCCCGGGGCCCGCGCGCACACTGGATCGTGCCCATCGACGACTGTTTCCGGATGGTCGCCCTCGTCCGCCGCGAGTGGCGGGGTCTGTCCGGTGGCGGCCGGGTCTGGCCGGCCGTCGAGCGGTTCTTCGCGGAGCTCACCGAGCGGCCGTGA
- the hypA gene encoding hydrogenase maturation nickel metallochaperone HypA produces MHELSIATAIVEQAEEIAREDGSDGVSSVTVRVGELAGVVPDALRFAFEVARDGTALASARLVVEQVTARAWCGECAEEFAVGMPPFFWCPRCDRPSQDLRSGRELEITGVEAVP; encoded by the coding sequence GTGCACGAGCTGTCGATCGCGACCGCGATCGTGGAGCAGGCCGAGGAGATCGCCCGCGAGGACGGCTCCGACGGTGTCTCGTCGGTGACCGTCCGGGTCGGGGAGCTGGCGGGGGTGGTGCCCGACGCGCTGCGCTTCGCCTTCGAGGTGGCCCGGGACGGCACGGCCCTCGCCTCGGCCCGGCTCGTCGTCGAGCAGGTGACCGCGCGGGCCTGGTGCGGTGAGTGCGCCGAGGAGTTCGCGGTCGGCATGCCGCCGTTCTTCTGGTGCCCGCGCTGCGACCGGCCCTCGCAGGACCTGCGCAGCGGACGGGAACTGGAGATCACGGGCGTCGAAGCGGTGCCCTGA
- the hypE gene encoding hydrogenase expression/formation protein HypE has translation MADLATVAAEATATAVDPANWTCPAPLRDQPVVVMGHGGGGALSAELIDQVFAPAYGNPTLAALTDSAVLDLGGARVAFSTDSYVVRPLFFPGGSLGDLAVNGTVNDLAMSGARPAYLSAAFVLEEGVELAVVERIAHAVGAAARAADVIIATGDTKVVESGHGDGVYVTTAGVGLVPDGVDIRPQRARPGDAVIVSGPIGLHGVAIMSVREGLEFGIEIASDTAPLAGLVADMLAVTRDIHVLRDPTRGGLGTSLNEIARASGTGVRLRERAIPVPDEVVNACGFLGLDPLYVANEGRLVAFVPPQEAEAVLAAMRAHPQGGGAVLVGECVEDHPGMVVVATALGGTRVVDLPLGEQLPRIC, from the coding sequence TTGGCTGACCTCGCAACCGTCGCGGCCGAAGCGACGGCGACGGCCGTAGACCCCGCGAACTGGACCTGCCCCGCCCCCCTGCGCGACCAGCCGGTCGTCGTGATGGGCCACGGCGGGGGCGGCGCCCTGTCCGCCGAGCTGATCGATCAGGTCTTCGCCCCCGCCTACGGCAACCCCACCCTGGCCGCCCTCACCGACTCGGCCGTCCTCGACCTGGGCGGCGCGCGAGTGGCGTTCTCCACCGACTCCTACGTCGTACGGCCACTGTTCTTCCCCGGCGGCAGCCTGGGCGACCTCGCGGTCAACGGCACCGTCAACGACCTCGCCATGAGCGGCGCCCGGCCCGCCTACCTCTCCGCGGCGTTCGTCCTGGAGGAAGGCGTGGAACTCGCCGTCGTCGAGCGGATCGCCCACGCCGTCGGGGCGGCCGCCCGCGCGGCGGACGTCATCATCGCCACGGGCGACACCAAGGTCGTCGAGTCCGGACACGGCGACGGCGTCTACGTCACCACCGCCGGCGTCGGCCTCGTCCCCGACGGGGTCGACATCCGCCCGCAGCGCGCCCGGCCGGGCGACGCCGTCATCGTCAGCGGCCCGATCGGCCTGCACGGCGTGGCGATCATGAGCGTGCGCGAGGGGCTGGAGTTCGGCATCGAGATCGCCTCCGACACCGCGCCGCTGGCCGGCCTGGTGGCGGACATGCTGGCGGTCACCCGGGACATCCACGTCCTGCGCGACCCCACCCGGGGCGGTCTCGGCACCTCCCTGAACGAGATCGCCCGCGCCTCCGGGACCGGCGTACGGCTGCGCGAGCGGGCCATCCCCGTCCCGGACGAGGTCGTGAACGCCTGCGGCTTCCTCGGCCTGGACCCGCTGTACGTCGCCAACGAGGGCCGGCTCGTCGCCTTCGTGCCCCCGCAGGAGGCCGAGGCGGTGCTCGCGGCGATGCGCGCCCACCCGCAGGGCGGCGGCGCTGTCCTCGTCGGGGAGTGCGTCGAGGACCATCCCGGCATGGTCGTCGTCGCCACCGCCCTGGGCGGCACCCGGGTGGTGGACCTGCCGCTGGGGGAGCAGCTGCCGCGCATCTGCTGA
- the hypD gene encoding hydrogenase formation protein HypD, whose translation MKYIDEFNDPDLARRLLDEIHAAATRPWALMEVCGGQTHSIIRHGIDQLLPENVELIHGPGCPVCVTPLDVIDQALEIAARPDVIFCSFGDMLRVPGTDRDLFRVKGEGGDVRVVYSPLDALDLARKNPDRQVVFFAIGFETTAPANAMAVHQARRLGLDNFSLLVSHVRVPPAIDAIMTAPECRVQGFLAAGHVCSVMGTAEYPDLADKHRVPIVVTGFEPLDILEGIRRAVHQLERGEHRVENAYARAVREQGNPAALRMIEEVFEITDRNWRGIGRIPASGWRLTDAYRAHDAELRFDVAGIRTEEPAECRAGEVLQGLIKPTECEAFGTTCTPRTPLGATMVSNEGACAAYYLYRRMTGPAPQGSRIPREEMNPVG comes from the coding sequence GTGAAGTACATCGACGAGTTCAACGACCCGGATCTGGCACGCCGGTTGCTGGACGAGATCCACGCCGCGGCCACCCGGCCGTGGGCGCTGATGGAGGTCTGCGGCGGCCAGACCCACTCCATCATCCGCCACGGCATCGACCAACTCCTGCCGGAGAACGTGGAGCTGATCCACGGCCCCGGATGCCCGGTGTGCGTCACACCGCTCGACGTCATCGACCAGGCGCTGGAGATCGCCGCCCGCCCCGACGTGATCTTCTGCTCCTTCGGCGACATGCTGCGCGTGCCCGGCACCGACCGGGACCTGTTCCGGGTCAAGGGCGAGGGCGGTGACGTACGAGTGGTGTACTCGCCGCTCGACGCCCTCGACCTCGCCCGCAAGAACCCCGACCGGCAGGTCGTCTTCTTCGCGATCGGCTTCGAGACGACCGCCCCCGCCAACGCCATGGCCGTGCACCAGGCCCGCCGCCTCGGCCTGGACAACTTCAGCCTGCTCGTGTCCCACGTCCGGGTCCCCCCGGCGATCGATGCCATCATGACGGCCCCCGAGTGCCGGGTGCAGGGCTTCCTCGCCGCCGGGCACGTGTGCAGCGTGATGGGCACCGCCGAGTACCCGGACCTGGCCGACAAGCACCGGGTGCCGATCGTGGTCACCGGCTTCGAACCGCTCGACATCCTCGAAGGCATCCGCCGCGCCGTCCACCAGCTGGAGCGCGGGGAGCACCGGGTGGAGAACGCCTACGCGCGGGCCGTGCGCGAGCAGGGCAACCCGGCGGCTCTGCGCATGATCGAGGAGGTGTTCGAGATCACCGACCGCAACTGGCGCGGCATCGGCCGCATCCCGGCCAGCGGCTGGCGTCTGACGGACGCCTACCGTGCCCACGACGCCGAGCTCCGCTTCGACGTCGCCGGCATCCGCACCGAGGAGCCCGCCGAGTGCCGCGCCGGCGAGGTCCTGCAGGGCCTGATCAAACCGACCGAGTGCGAGGCGTTCGGCACCACCTGCACCCCGCGCACCCCGCTCGGCGCCACCATGGTCTCCAACGAGGGCGCCTGTGCGGCCTACTACCTGTACCGCCGGATGACCGGCCCCGCGCCCCAGGGATCCCGTATCCCGCGGGAGGAGATGAACCCCGTTGGCTGA
- a CDS encoding HypC/HybG/HupF family hydrogenase formation chaperone yields MCLAVPGKVVAIFDGADPLTGLIDFGGVRKQACLEYLPDVRVGEYVIVHVGFALQRLDEESARASLELFEQLGLLEEEFGDAWKQAARQETGSEVL; encoded by the coding sequence ATGTGTTTGGCAGTGCCCGGCAAGGTCGTGGCCATTTTCGACGGCGCCGACCCGCTCACCGGGCTGATCGACTTCGGCGGAGTGCGCAAACAGGCGTGTCTGGAGTACCTGCCCGACGTACGGGTCGGGGAGTACGTCATCGTCCACGTCGGCTTCGCCCTGCAGCGCCTGGACGAGGAGTCGGCCCGGGCGTCCCTGGAGCTGTTCGAGCAACTGGGGCTGCTGGAGGAGGAGTTCGGTGACGCCTGGAAGCAGGCGGCCCGGCAGGAGACCGGAAGCGAGGTCCTGTGA